A window of the Phragmites australis chromosome 20, lpPhrAust1.1, whole genome shotgun sequence genome harbors these coding sequences:
- the LOC133902468 gene encoding cinnamoyl-CoA reductase 1-like isoform X1 gives MPSETANVPALPGHGRTVCVTGAGGFIASWLVKRLLEKGYTVRGTVRNLVDPKNDHLRTLDGAADRLDLVRAELLDPDSLVAAFSGCEGVFHAASPVTDDPEKMIEPAIRGTRYVITAAADTGIKRVVFTSSIGTVYMNPYRDPNKPVDDTCWSDLEYCKKTENWYCYAKTVAEQGAWEVARKSGLDLIVVNPVLVLGPLLQPTVNASTDHVMKYLTGSAKTYVNAAQAYVHVKDVAEAHVRVYEAPDAHGRYICAESTLHRSELCRILAKLFPEYPIPTKCKDEVNPPVKGYKFSNQRLKDLGMEFVPVRQCFYETVKSLQEKGILPVLPRNDQDELLTS, from the exons ATGCCAAGTGAGACGGCCAATGTGCCGGCCCTCCCCGGCCACGGCCGGACGGTCTGCGTCACCGGGGCCGGCGGGTTCATTGCCTCCTGGCTCGTCAAGCGCCTCCTCGAGAAGGGTTACACCGTGCGCGGCACTGTCAGGAATCTTG ttgatcctaaGAATGACCACCTTAGGACGCTCGACGGCGCCGCTGATCGCCTCGACCTCGTCCGCGCCGAGCTGCTGGATCCCGACAGCCTTGTCGCGGCTTTCTCCGGCTGCGAGGGCGTCTTCCACGCCGCCTCCCCCGTCACCGATGACCCT GAGAAGATGATCGAGCCGGCCATCCGCGGGACGAGGTACGTTATCACGGCCGCTGCCGACACCGGCATCAAGCGCGTCGTCTTCACGTCGTCCATTGGCACGGTGTACATGAACCCCTACCGCGACCCTAACAAGCCCGTCGACGACACCTGCTGGAGCGACCTCGAATACTGCAAAAAGACAGAG AACTGGTACTGCTACGCGAAGACGGTGGCAGAGCAGGGCGCATGGGAGGTGGCACGGAAAAGCGGCCTGGACCTGATCGTAGTGAACCCGGTGTTGGTGCTAGGCCCGCTCCTGCAGCCGACGGTGAACGCGAGCACGGATCACGTAATGAAGTACCTGACGGGGTCGGCCAAGACGTACGTGAACGCCGCGCAGGCGTACGTGCACGTCAAGGACGTCGCTGAGGCTCACGTCCGGGTGTACGAGGCGCCTGATGCGCACGGCCGATACATCTGCGCCGAGAGCACCCTCCATCGCAGCGAGCTCTGCCGCATCCTCGCCAAGCTCTTCCCGGAGTACCCCATACCCACCAA GTGCAAGGACGAGGTGAACCCTCCGGTGAAAGGCTACAAGTTCTCGAACCAGCGGCTCAAGGATCTGGGGATGGAGTTCGTGCCGGTGCGTCAGTGCTTCTACGAGACGGTGAAGAGCCTCCAGGAGAAAGGGATACTGCCCGTGCTCCCCCGAAACGACCAAGACGAGCTCCTGACCTCATGA
- the LOC133902468 gene encoding cinnamoyl-CoA reductase 1-like isoform X2: protein MPSETANVPALPGHGRTVCVTGAGGFIASWLVKRLLEKGYTVRGTVRNLVDPKNDHLRTLDGAADRLDLVRAELLDPDSLVAAFSGCEGVFHAASPVTDDPEKMIEPAIRGTRYVITAAADTGIKRVVFTSSIGTVYMNPYRDPNKPVDDTCWSDLEYCKKTENWYCYAKTVAEQGAWEVARKSGLDLIVVNPVLVLGPLLQPTVNASTDHVMKYLTGSAKTYVNAAQAYVHVKDVAEAHVRVYEAPDAHGRYICAESTLHRSELCRILAKLFPEYPIPTKYI from the exons ATGCCAAGTGAGACGGCCAATGTGCCGGCCCTCCCCGGCCACGGCCGGACGGTCTGCGTCACCGGGGCCGGCGGGTTCATTGCCTCCTGGCTCGTCAAGCGCCTCCTCGAGAAGGGTTACACCGTGCGCGGCACTGTCAGGAATCTTG ttgatcctaaGAATGACCACCTTAGGACGCTCGACGGCGCCGCTGATCGCCTCGACCTCGTCCGCGCCGAGCTGCTGGATCCCGACAGCCTTGTCGCGGCTTTCTCCGGCTGCGAGGGCGTCTTCCACGCCGCCTCCCCCGTCACCGATGACCCT GAGAAGATGATCGAGCCGGCCATCCGCGGGACGAGGTACGTTATCACGGCCGCTGCCGACACCGGCATCAAGCGCGTCGTCTTCACGTCGTCCATTGGCACGGTGTACATGAACCCCTACCGCGACCCTAACAAGCCCGTCGACGACACCTGCTGGAGCGACCTCGAATACTGCAAAAAGACAGAG AACTGGTACTGCTACGCGAAGACGGTGGCAGAGCAGGGCGCATGGGAGGTGGCACGGAAAAGCGGCCTGGACCTGATCGTAGTGAACCCGGTGTTGGTGCTAGGCCCGCTCCTGCAGCCGACGGTGAACGCGAGCACGGATCACGTAATGAAGTACCTGACGGGGTCGGCCAAGACGTACGTGAACGCCGCGCAGGCGTACGTGCACGTCAAGGACGTCGCTGAGGCTCACGTCCGGGTGTACGAGGCGCCTGATGCGCACGGCCGATACATCTGCGCCGAGAGCACCCTCCATCGCAGCGAGCTCTGCCGCATCCTCGCCAAGCTCTTCCCGGAGTACCCCATACCCACCAAGTATATATAG